A window from Cryptomeria japonica chromosome 1, Sugi_1.0, whole genome shotgun sequence encodes these proteins:
- the LOC131075739 gene encoding type I inositol polyphosphate 5-phosphatase 4 yields MKDSKEKNFAGYWGPRLVVRKWLNIKTKPDEFHADSIFKEKLSNKTEYGAGLRPEPYIYQTTDDQNLRVFAGTWNVGGKAPFKGLELDEWLHASSASADIYVLGFQEIVPLNAGNVLGVEDNGPAVKWLSLIRQTLNRNINQSSSRLSPSSQDGSTCSSDTLYSVCSDFGDSEVHTNSSGRDSPCSVLHSPMPFTSPSDRYDSDEMNYRIDSSQPNYYLAASKQMVGIFLCVWVRTDLRQHVRDLKVSCVGRGLMGYLGNKGSISISMLIHQTSFCFVCTHLTSGEKGGDEIRRNFDVTEIIQKTRFQQYDNILAQKIPESILEHDQIIWLGDLNYRLALHYDDSKKLMEKNDWEALLEKDQLRIEKKAGRIFKGWNEGKIYFPPTYKYCRNSEHYVGEKIRSRRKRRTPAWCDRILWYGKGLRQLSYVRGESKFSDHRPVYSVFMAEVEMLDRSKTEKGLMSLGARFQEEDLLPKTKSCH; encoded by the exons ATGAAAGATTCCAAGGAGAAGAACTTTGCAGGG TATTGGGGGCCTAGATTGGTGGTAAGAAAATGGCTGAATATAAAGACGAAACCAGATGAATTCCATGCTGATAGCATTTTTAAAG AGAAATTGTCAAACAAAACTGAATATGGCGCAGGGCTAAGGCCGGAGCCATATATATATCAGACCACAGATGATCAAAATTTAAG GGTATTTGCGGGGACATGGAATGTTGGGGGCAAAGCACCCTTCAAAGGCCTCGAATTGGATGAATGGTTGCACGCATCATCCGCTTCAGCAGACATATATGTTTTGGG GTTTCAGGAAATTGTGCCATTAAATGCAGGAAATGTCTTGGGTGTAGAAGACAATGGCCCTGCAGTCAAATGGCTATCCCTCATTCGCCAAACATTGAACAGGAATATAAATCAAAGTAGCAGCAGGTTATCACCTAGTAGCCAGGATGGATCAACATGTTCATCAGACACACTTTATAGTGTCTGTTCTGATTTTGGGGATTCTGAAGTGCATACGAATTCGAGTGGACGAGATTCACCATGTAGTGTTCTTCACTCTCCAATGCCATTTACTTCCCCATCAGATAGATATGATTCCGATGAGATGAATTACAGAATCGATTCAAGTCAACCAAATTATTATTTGGCTGCTAGCAAGCAGATGGTTGGCATTTTCCTCTGTGTTTGGGTGCGAACTGATCTGAGACAGCATGTACGAGATTTAAAAGTCTCTTGTGTTGGTCGTGGCCTAATGGGATACCTTGGAAACAAG GGTTCCATTTCCATCAGCATGTTAATCCATCAGACAAGTTTCTGCTTTGTTTGCACTCATTTAACATCAGGGGAGAAGGGAGGTGATGAGATAAGGAGGAATTTTGATGTCACAGAGATCATACAGAAGACACGCTTTCAACAATATGACAACATTCTGGCACAGAAAATTCCAGAAAGCATTTTGGAGCATGA TCAAATTATTTGGCTTGGGGATTTGAATTATCGTCTTGCACTTCATTATGATGACAGTAAAAAACTGATGGAAAAAAATGACTGGGAAGCTTTGTTAGAGAAAGATCAG CTTCGAATTGAGAAGAAAGCGGGACGCATATTTAAAGggtggaatgaaggaaaaataTATTTCCCTCCTACTTACAAGTACTGCAGAAATTCAGAACACTATGTGGGAGAAAAGATTAGATCAAGAAGAAAAAGACGTACACCAGCATG GTGTGATCGTATACTTTGGTATGGTAAAGGCTTAAGGCAACTCTCTTATGTCCGTGGAGAATCAAAGTTCTCTGATCACCGGCCTGTTTATTCAGTTTTTATGGCAGAGGTGGAAATGCTCGACAGAAGCAAAACAGAAAAAGGTTTAATGAGTTTAGGTGCAAGATTCCAAGAGGAAGACCTGCTACCCAAAACCAAAAGTTGTCACTAA